TGCAATAATATTCGTGCCACACATTAGTTGTACAATCCAACACAGATGTGAGACATTCACTATGTTAGGGAGACATCTACCTCCAAAAGTTCTCTGTATTTATTGTAAAGTTTCAAGGTTGAAGTACGTCCGGTCACGTGATCATGATGGAAATAGTAAGCTTATTAAGTGTTGATGCGATATGGAAAAATTAGAACGGAGAGAGAAATGAAAAGTTCAACAATAAATgtgaattttcacatttttcatggaaaaAAAGCTTTTACTACTCGATAATGAAAGCTGCAGTGACCAGCGCATTTACTCTTCGGCTATAAAACAGTGACACATCTCCATTAACAGTAATTTTCGCAGTCATCTCAGAAAAGCGTTAGGAAAGGGACACTTTTCCGCCACTAGTTCCACAGGTTGAGTCCATGTAGGATAAAGTGGCCAATGCACAGCCactagttttcgtccaaagcgctgggcgactttactcgttttttttttcagaaggggTGGCCGACAGTGTTTGCCACCTTCCAGCCAAACGGCGATGACAGAATTTGGGCGCACTCCTTAATTAAACGATTTTTtagaaaatattcagtaaaaaGGATTCATTTTTCGTTACTTATATCTTTATGTGTCAGGTTCATTATAATACAATCATCATTTCGTTATTGGCTATAGCTCTTGTGATATATACAGGTGGAAGTAAGACAGTGCgcgaaatttgaaaaagtttgtaatgaaaaatagggatcgctaccattttgcgtttggtgcatattacaaatATGTTGCTGTCTTTGAGATTTAGCTGACATATCGAATTTTTCCTTAGCCTTAGGTGGAAGGCTCTATCTGTCACCAACCTCGAGAAAATTCATCTGATGTAGCACATTCATTTGCGTAtgtgtaatgattccacactatgTGTGAGTAAATATATTGCATCTGCTGTGCACATGACTACACATTATATGTGCATGGACATAAGAGGtatatgagaaaagtaatgagactgattttttatctactaaAGTTGTTTTTCAAGCAACTGCTATGTCACCTTTAAAGTAGTTTCCTTAGGCTGCTATATTGCTTCCAGTCTTGGTAACAGCGCTAAAAGGCCTCAATTGATGGGGCGTTACacatctctgtcacacacacacctgAATGTCCTCCAGAATTTCAAAACGACATCATTTTAAGTATTTTTAATTGCATTAATTGAAAAAACTCACAAAGGCTCAGATCAGGCGAATTAAAGGGCTGTGCAACAACAGGACTGTTCAGATTAAAAATCCGGAGATGGAAGTAGTCGTGTGATGAGTGGCATCGTCATGATGCAAGTATATACTTGTCTGCTATGTGCAAATCATCCTTCGAAATTTGATGTACGTTAGCAGTGTTTACAGGGTGCCCATCATCCTTACTGTTAAACGCCGCTATGATCTCACAAGAGAATGCACACGGTCGACGttctcgtcggtttttgaagttgaaggtcttccTGAGTGAGGTTCATCTACAAAGTGTTTTCGGCCTTCCAGAAACGATTTGTGAcagtgaaaaacttgtgctcttgttaAGGAATGTTGCCCATAGCATTGTTTCAACTATTGAAAGTTCACACTCTCCAATTCcccaagtttaatacaaaacttGAGGTATAACGTAGTTCTAAATTCAGCTGTTCCATTTGCAtaacacacaataaaaacacaacttcactgatggcccTCCCAAAAATGATGTGATAGCTACATAGAGCTGAAACTTGGACAGaccatctggaagggatgaacacagcagtctacacaagtagaacaacactaTGATGCCAGATCACTCGCGTTAATGTCTCAATACTTTCAACACacacgtggtgtgtgtgtgttattgctgCATATCCTTGgttattaaatgtaaatattgTACAGAGCAGTATATGGAGAGAAAGACCAATGATTAAATATTAAACTTTGGATATGGATTCTCTACTAGATTTAGAGTAAGTAATATATAAATCCACCTGATAGTATTCAttataaaattgtaaatgttcatgtttaaaatacaaatgtattattTGCAGAGAATCATAATAtcaaaaaaattactgaaaaatattgttaaGAAAATGTACTTAAAAATCGGATAAAAGATGTTTGTCAGTAAGAAACCATACATTAATTCGTTATATCATTGTAATTATTTAAAACAGAACCTAATCTGTTCTGTCCAGAGTTAACATGCAAATGCTCAAGAAATTACGAGTTGGAATTAAGTTCTTATCTTAACATCAGCTTGATTTAACAGCCAATCCGCAATTTCCTGAAACGTTTACGACAATTTTGCCAGTTTGCTGGAAAGTTCACATCCAGTTTGGCAACTTATACGAATTTCATTGGTGAGCGTTCTTTCTTATAGCAATAATTATGGGCCTCTCACTGCAGAGTACAGAACTCGACTGCTCTCTATTAGTCAAGAGCAGTGGAGCTATAATTAGAAGAACTGCATCAGCTGTCACCCGACACTGCACAAATTACTGATTTTTGCCCGGAACCGACAGTCCCGTCCTGCTACCATGGACTAGTGTAAGATATATGATATGGACAAGGCAGGAAAAGGTAGTCAACGAGGAGCAAGTAGTGAATGTTAGAAGATCATTAAAAGACAATGGACAAAATATTAATGAACTTGATATGCGTGACTCTACATTTCAAAGGAATTTGGTAGGTTTAGCTGAAACACTAGTGGTGGATAAAGTGTTGTAATAGGTGAATCTCAGATGAGAAACCTGAATGTAAGCAGAAGGTGACATGTTattagaaacagaaactgcatGATCAAACAGAAGGAGTGAGCTCGCGACCTATAAACAAGAGAATGGTGTACAATATGGTTAGCGCTATATTTGCCTTTATTTTAGGCTCTCTCAAGAAGACGTTTGATGCAAGATGGAACAGAGCATGATTTCCTGTGAATAGATTATGTATACAAACAGTGAATGACAGAAACAGCTGTAGAGTTACCAAATAAGTATTCATAATTTCTAAATTTATGGCATGTATTTTAGTCAATCGATGTTTATGTTATCAAACATGAGAGTCATTATTTTATTACCTTTAGATGGCTATTTATACAAGACGCTGAGCTATATATTGCTGAAACGAAATCAAGGATATAACATAAAAAGACCGAGAAAGACTTGTTCTTCTGTGACACAAATCCTAGGAAGACAAATAAAAGGGAAAGAGAGGAAATGGAAAAAGATAAGTGGGAGAAAATTATGAGAATACAATACTTTTCAGACGAACAGAAATAAGGTGTTGTTCTTGTTCATTGAGAGTTAACAAGATATAGCAGTAACTTTCATAGGGATACAACCTATGTCTATGTCCTACATTAAGCAAGCAATCAGACAGCGAAtggtggagagtacttctggtaTCGTCATCTGATGCCCTTCGTGAAATGGTAGAATGATGTAGATAAACGTCAGTACTAGCTCTAATTGCAAGGGAAATAGGTGACTGATTTTCTTCTATTCTTCCTGCCGAAGTGCACACCAAGAGGAGTAAATATGCCGTAGATGACTGAATATTATAGAACAGCGAAGTATGTGCCTCTTTTGAAACGATAAGGTAATAATAATACACAAGCTGTAattaagaaaagaataaaagaaagaaactgtaATGATAAAACATGTCGACAGCGTAGCTCACAATAAAGAGAGAGTTCTCTAAGACGATTAAGGTAAGAGATAAAGCCATTTTAAAATTAtgtaaggtaaatgtgggaataaTGGGAGAAGATAAGTGGCAAACCAGGGACAGATTTTATATTTAAGAAAAATATCACTAGGGAGAgacgtttaaaaaattaaatatgcgAGAAAATGCAACAGCCTGAAGGACTAGGTAATTTTATTGACGAGTGATGTGATTACAGTAACAAATCAGACCAAATGAAAGACACAATACGTCACAGGATAGCATTTCCAAACAGTTGCAATAATACACAATGTAGCCCTCTCTGGCGACAACGCAGGTGTATTTTCCCACACGCAAACTACCATATTAGTGCCGAACGGAATCCTGCGATAGATTTCCCCAAGCATGCTGCATCTTTAGTTGTAATTTGCCAATGGTTGTTGCAGGCTCTAGAGAAGGGGTACGCTCCCATTTCATCGTGTCTCATAcgtgttcaattggcgagagatgttGTGAACTTGCTGGTTAAGAAAATTGTTGGACACCACAAACGTCACACTGCTTTGCAGCACCATATGTGGAcatgcagtgtcctgctggaaaagTACATCGTCTTCCTGTCGAAAAAATGGGAGTAAAGCGGGTATAACAACCTCTACTATCCAGCGGGCGGAAACAGCAAATATGACTGCAGCTTGTAATTGATTCTCTCGCTCACCATGAAGCCTGGGGTGGGAAGACATGAGTGCTGTGGGTAAATGTACTCTTGAATAGGCCACCTACCAGGTTTACACAGTGCACCTGTACATCCGTCATGAACGGATCCTCAGATATCTCCCGTGGATGATACTCAGGCAATCGTCACTGGTCACACAACGCGTCAATCTTGACGTGCGTCTGTGTTACGCGAACTTCTATAGCATGGACTAAAGGTGCAGGAATATTCCACAAATCACTGCTGCAGGCTGCGACAAACCGCCAATACATTGTGTCCAGCACATGAAGAAATCTGTCGGTATGTCTATTCATTGACCTGCAGGACGACAGTAGGAACCTGCTCAAGTGGCTGAAAGTGTAAAACAGGAGTACGCAGCTGGGGCATGGTTGTATCCTGCAGTGTTGCGAATATTATGCACCTCTAGACTCAGCAAGTTACTGCCAACAGAATGAAACCAAGGTATAAAGAAATACCTCATGAATACCATTTGATCGTCGATGACCGCCACAGATGGATCATCGATGCCAGAACCCCTCAGTATTAATGTGTAATACATGGACGCCACATTACAGAGTCCTTGCGGGTGTTGAATTTTTGTTTGACAGTATATATTGTATACAAAGTCAAAGAGGGAAGAGTAAATGACTAATTACAAATGAAGTAACTGAATGAAATGCAAGAATTAAAGATTTATACAGAGTTTATGTGGGTATGCAAacgtttttattcttttggaaccCTGTTTTGAATGCATTAGgcatagtgtgtgtatgtgtgtgtgtgtgtgtgtgtgtgtgtgtgtgtgtatgtgtgtgtgtgtgtacatgaggatctgaatgtgacacagaaattaTTTATTCAGTTAATAGTCATAGATTTCTATTCATACTGCATAGCATACCTCATGATTATTCTTGCTTTTGAAAGAGAGAGTTGAAATATCTCATTAGCGAGAGTATGCACTGACAAAATTAGATTTTGTAAGATGAAAGAATGTGGGGAATATTCATTTCAATGTACTGTACAAAGGATAATTTCAAGGAGTGTGTACGCGAAATCATATGTTAACCTAAAAGTGCTTAATGGGAATCAAGGTAATACGTAAGGTaatgagactgaaagtaaatgaaaGACAGTCAAAATCTCTATAATtcttttacattgttgtctgcaaAGTCCTCAAATGGTACTGTCACACTCAGTTTGACGTATTTGGATTTGCGTTCCGATCAGTGCGGTTCTGATTGCGAACTCACTGTAAGAACAATCTTAAACGTCAGGCACTAGAAACATTCCCATGCCATGTGTGGTGTGCTGTATGTTGTAATTACACTTACGCATAGTACAATGTAAGGAAACGTTAGGAAGAGCATCTGTCCACTGTGATATATTACCGTTGTGAAAAAAATACGCTGTTAACATGTATTGTCTTCTGGGCATTAGTAAAATGTAGCTATGTCATTaccgctgaacatttttgtaaacaAGCCAACCTTGACTACCGAACTGGCCTCATTATCTGTTGTGTAGTAATAGTGCCCTAATCAGAACGAGCTTAAaattgcttgaaggtggttcaacaGGTGATGTCGGCAATTTGCTGTGGGCACTCGTTCGATGTCCAGGCGTCCTTCCACCGTTATCTCCGGTAAGAGAAGCGCGGATGAATAAAAGGAGCGCTGCGGGTGAGCAGGAGTCACGTCCTCCGCCACACATGAAGGCCGCCGCTGTCCTGCTCGTGGCCGCCGCGCTCCTCTGGGCCTGCGCCGATGCTCAGCAGGCAGAAGGCTCGGAGACGGACTTCTGGCACGTGGCCGAGGAGGCCGCACACGGCTTGGAAGATGCGGGCCGCGAGGTGGCGCACGAGTTCGGCCTGCTGCGGATAGGAAAGTCGGCTATGGGGGCAGGTAGGCCTACTGTAGCCACACTGTAGTGTCGCGTACAGTGAGGGCATCTATACGTGGAATGATTCTGTAAAAGGCAGTACCGTTTACACTTTGGGTGGGCTCGGGCTTTCCCACTGTTCTACACACTTTTCGGCCTACAGCTGTATCCTCGACTTTGTCCAGTTTATTAATATAACAGATGTCACATAAACACATATACTTCCAAACTTATGTTAATAATTCACATTGCGGAGCTTTTACTACCTCAAAGAATCTTCAGAAACATAATGTTTAAAGGAATGTCGTGGATTATTAACTGGTTGAATTACCTGTGTAATCTTGCCACATTTCAAAATGAGACTGCTACTACGGTGGTAATTCGAAAGGATTTTGTCTGTGAAATGCGTCGACAAAGACAAtattatcatattttcatttacatATGATATTTTACATGTATGAAGTTGGTATGAACCACATGTTTAATAATATGTAGGGTAAAAGACAGGAAATCTGCAGGTCACATTCGTCGAGAATGGAAGTTcgtattgtttttaatatataacATAGAACCTTACATCAAAAGGTTCACATCTTCTCACTATATGCCATTCTAGAAGTGTGAATTTATGATACTAGATGGGCttaaataagtagaataaatctaTTCAATTTCTTATAGATTCatcttgtagactgactgcattgaggaataaataaatgagacttttttcCCACAACATATTAAGGGAAATAGATCTTCACTATCAACATACTTCTGCAACCATATGAATACAGACACGATTCATTGTTCATAACTCTGAAACTTCCTTTCAAATCCtacaccggccgctgtgaccgagcggttctaggctcttcagcccggagccgcgctgctgctacagttgcagtttcaaatcctgcctcgggcatggatctgtgttaggtccttaggttaggtttaagtagttctaagtctacgggactcaGCGCCTCagaggtgcttagagccatttgagccctcaAATCCTACGCAATATCGTTATTGTATATAAGTTTTTGAGTTCGGTTTGGTTtaatggaatgtatgagtctggtgacatatcatctaactttcggaaaaataccatccactcGGAATGTATGTGTCTGCCGAcgtaccatctcactttcggaaaaataccattcaCATGATTCCAAAGAATGAAAGAGCAGAcatgtacgagaattatcgcacaatgagatAAAcaaatcatgcatccaagttgctcacaa
The nucleotide sequence above comes from Schistocerca piceifrons isolate TAMUIC-IGC-003096 chromosome 7, iqSchPice1.1, whole genome shotgun sequence. Encoded proteins:
- the LOC124805478 gene encoding uncharacterized protein LOC124805478 is translated as MNKRSAAGEQESRPPPHMKAAAVLLVAAALLWACADAQQAEGSETDFWHVAEEAAHGLEDAGREVAHEFGLLRIGKSAMGAGVRHATGAKGGARTAAAHNS